In Acomys russatus chromosome 9, mAcoRus1.1, whole genome shotgun sequence, the following are encoded in one genomic region:
- the Ranbp3l gene encoding ran-binding protein 3-like, with the protein MSTTQRKDGSHMPTSLCACQLKAQEDQHQQEKYVIAQPIFVFEKREHSFKRPAEDSLGEAAEHEFSGSSRKRVRSLSVTLHTTDAQSLGVPASSQTRLRSSSLTDVPTFPPSGPVRKNNVFMTSHLLQRNDGMNSMEQGPPGRHSDHVLRPAILQPPQAQSCEKAGTAFGPSALKSCKIKENTTYRISEANSSLLSENLPNAGSSVQLSPDLHSSATTQGCRPKEDKRSFRSCTSDFVFGENMLERVLGTQKLAQSPLQSLSYAKEKTFRSVLKYPSTASNSRTDSVKNMSLVESAAAFSSKPSQKCLLEKTEVLTGEEMEHNVLKINCKIFILNKATHSWTERGRGILRLNDTANSDCGTLQSRLIMRNQGNLRLVLNSRLWAQMKIQRANHKNVRITATDLEANGIKVFLIQARAKDIGYLYAAVHHRLVALRSLSKQGDGGHPPESQSDVVLPQFSCESCDEDDDDLIQVTKNGSGKYFLRC; encoded by the exons AAAAATACGTCATTGCTCAACCAATATTTGTGTTCGAGAAAAGAGAACACAGTTTTAAG AGACCTGCGGAAGACAGCCTGGGTGAAGCAGCTGAGCATG AATTCAGTGGTTCCTCCAGAAAGCGTGTGCGCTCTTTATCCGTCACACTTCATACCACAGATGCTCAGTCTCTAGGAG TACCAGCCTCATCCCAGACACGCCTGAGGTCTTCATCACTTACTGATGTCCCAACCTTTCCTCCCTCCGGGCCAG tgaggaaaaacaatgtttttatgaCGTCACATCTGCTTCAAAGGAATGATGGCATGAACAGCATGGAGCAAG GTCCCCCTGGGAGACATTCGGATCATGTTTTAAGACCCGCCATTCTGCAACCACCTCAAGCTCAAAGCTGCGAAAAAGCAGGCACAGCATTTGGGCCCAGTGCGTTGAAATCctgcaaaattaaagaaaataccaCATACAGG atttcTGAAGCGAACTCTAGTTTACTAAGTGAAAATTTACCAAATGCCGGAAGTTCAGTCCAGCTGTCTCCTGATCTGCACAGCTCAGCAACAACCCAAGG ATGCCGACCCAAGGAAGACAAACGTTCTTTTAGAAGCTGCACTTCTGACTTTGTTTTCGGAGAAAACATGCTAGAAAGAGTTTTG GGCACTCAAAAGCTCGCCCAGTCTCCACTTCAAAGTCTTTCATATGCCAAGGAAAAAACATTCAGATCTGTTCTGAAATATCCCAGTACTGCTTCAAATTCAA GAACAGACTCTGTTAAGAACATGTCTCTAGTTGAGTCAGCTGCCGCTTTTTCTTCCAAACCATCACAAAAATGCTTGCTCGAAAAAACTGAGGTCCTAACAGGAGAGGAAATGGAACATAATGTGTTAAAG ATCAACTGCAAGATCTTTATACTCAACAAAGCAACGCACTCCTGGactgaaagaggcagaggaatTCTGAGACTGAATGACACAGCAAACAGTGACTGTGGAACACTGCAGTCAAGACTAA TCATGCGCAACCAAGGCAATCTGAGGCTGGTCCTAAACAGCAGACTCTGGGCTCAAATGAAGATTCAAAGAGCGAACCACAAAAATGTGAGAATAACTGCTACTGATTTAGAAGCCAATggtataaaagtatttttaattcag GCTAGGGCCAAAGACATAGGCTATCTGTACGCAGCAGTACACCACCGTCTTGTTGCTCTTCGAAGCCTCAGCAAGCAGGGTGATGGTGGTCATCCACCTGAAAGCCAGTCGGATGTGGTCCTCCCGCAGTTCAGCTGTGAGAGCTGTGATGAAGATGACGATGACCTAATACAAGTCACAAAGAATGGATCAGGTAAATACTTCCTGCGCTGTTAG